The following nucleotide sequence is from Schistosoma mansoni strain Puerto Rico chromosome 4, complete genome.
ACCGGACatacgcttttcgtcctctcaatttcgcaaacaaaCTACGTGGAATTAAGACTGAAAAAGTAACAGTGAGTTACTCAGAGATATTACTGTACTTAACTATGTTTATGATAAATGACTGGTAAAACTGATGTAATATAGAATGGGTATGATATAATAATCCGACTCAATAACCAATTAAAGGTTAGTGTACACAGCTTTAAGCTATATACCTTGAAGCAGAGACAATAATTACACCTAGTTGTTTGAATCAATCCAAATAAAGCAGGGTACGAACCCAACGACAAATAGTTGAACTTCGAACAATATCCTAGTAGTAACCAAAGATTTCTTCCAAGAATCGAATAGTAAAGAATGTATAACTGAATATCTTTTTTACAATAAGAATCAGACGAACGCGTTTAGACGGCAATGATTGAAGAGTTTTCTACAAGTTTTTTTCTAGATTTAGCAGCACCGTCAATTTTCTGCATGTAGAATGACAATTACATCAGGAAAAAACTATCTAGTTATTATAGTTCTTATTTCGCAGCAAATTAGTTtggttttttctctttccatatGATTCAATCATAATTACCATAAACAAACTCATATTCAAAAGTATCACCTAAAAGTAGAAACAAATTTAGTTAACTctaattacttttattttcactgatgtaaactataaatgCAATTAGGATGTTGCTTCAGAAAATATTAAgtaaatgaagataaataaatatttcaactattcaaaaaCAACTCTTACTTGACTGAAATGTTCAAGTTTTGAGTCCTTGAAGGCATTTAACATACTTCGAAGTGCCCCATTTCCTGTTGTATCAGGTGCAACCAAATGATGTGCATCTCCTGtatgtaaaaaaaacaaatttttggAGAAAAAACAAAGTAACCTGTATGTTATGAAAAATGGTAAGAGTACAGTTGCAATACACAGGTAgataataaaatcaaatgaatccTAATTTtaagcatcatcatcatttccGGCCTGCTTGATTTTAATTTAATGACCATGTTGTTTCTGTGAGAAATAATACTAACCAGCAATTTAATAATATATACATTCTATAAGAGTAAATACCAAAAAGACTACTCGTTCAACAGATCATACTATGAATAGTCTATATTTACTTTCCttgaaaaattattcattttcaataaATACACTGTTCTGAAGTGGTGGCTTGATGGCTTAAACACTTAATTTTTAACAAGTAAGCCGCAAGTTCATATGTCTTTTTATCTAATTCGATTAAAAAAGCCCAGTAGTATAAATAGGTCTCAAATAAACAGTGTGGCTTAAATTCTTGTACACAAAAGTGTACCTATTAAATGAGTtacataaatttaatttatcaatGTAGTATCATTCCTAAATTTTAAAAACTGTCAAAGCACAGAATAAAAGTTGACAGGTGTTTAACTATAACTTATTTTTACAACTCTATCGCTTAAGTTGTACGTTAGACAGGGGTTAGCCAATtgtaagtaaaataaatattgCAGTTAAAACAAACCTGGGACCATGTAATTTATAAAATTGCCGACTGAACTCTTATTTATGGAGTTCAATCAATTATCACTATTTAAGCAGTTTAATAAATATTTCGTATTTATTTCTGGGGTTAAATAGACTAGAGAAGTAGGTATCATTAGCACCGAAAAGGTGCATTGCATCGCATACAATAATCCACTTTATTACTACTGAATGATGATTAATCGTTTCAGTATTCCCATTAGGGCAACGTTAAAAAAAGCAAGAAACAATATGTCGGTTACATTTTCACCGAGTGTCTGCTTTTTCTGATGAAAATAACGAATACATAACCATATGGATAAACCAGTTATAAAAGTCTGAAGCGACTTATTAAGAGGGAACTAGTTCTAAAAGGGGAAAAAGTCACAGTAAAATTTCCATCAAGATAACAGAGATGCAAAATCCTATGATAAGTGCTAAAAAATCCAAACACTACGCATTTTCATCTCAGTAAATTGAAACAAAACTTACCAGACCTTCCAAAACCAATAACTTCAGCTATCGGTTTTGGTGTTTCTATAAATGACTCCACTAAGAAACTGTCTGGAGGAGGCCATGCCTGTAATACAACTGCAGCTGCACCTTCAGATAACACAAATCCTTTTCTCAAGGAATCAAATGGACGAGAGGCTTTTTCAGGAGTATCATTAAACTGTGTACACAATGCACGTAGTCGACAAAAAGCAGCGATTATCCAGGCATTCAAAGGAGATTCACATGCACCAGTAACAACCAGATCAGCTTCGTTATTTTGAACTagtgaaatatgaaataaaaataaacgagCAACTAATTGATAGTGAAAGCAAACAACTGGATATAATTCCCAGTTATTAAATTACACAAGTTATTTTAATTTCTAATTTACGTTTTTTCAGTGGTTTTATGTAGGGGGATTTAGTTCTTCAAATATTTCGAACAAACCATAGTGATCATACAGTTAAATAAGTTGCTTGTTTAGTTGTTTTAACACACACACCAGCGATATTCTGTAGGGATTGATTATTCAATGTCTATAACGTCTTAATATAATCATCGTTTAATGGGTATGATACATATAACAAACTGTCAATTCTATCAAGCGGTTACAAAGTGATTGGACACTTGAAACTGTTTAAAAATTACTCACTCATCCGAAAGCCTTCGCCAATGCAATGTAGGCCAGAAGCGCATGCAGTATTGACTGTCATACACGGGCCTCGTAGTCCCCAAATTCGACTTATTATACCAGCTGGCATATTACCGAGTATTCTTGTTAGAGCATGAGGCCCAATAGTAGAGTATCTTTCGGCTAAAATTCCTGATGATGTATTCATAACTTCATTTGGACCATCCAATCCCACTCCAAAACAAACACCTAAAGTTATACTACAAAATTATTAGCAAACAAACTGTCGAGCCATTAAATAACTTAGAATATCTACaaaaatgtttgaaatacaatataCGAGTAAATTAGTAATTATGACCTATTATTAACTTATCAATCCAGAGAACTGGTATAATTATAATCTAATAAACATAAATAGGTAACCATGTGCAGATTCATGTATGTGTGCTAAACGACCTAGATACTCGAACCGAAGTGAGTGGGATGAGATTTAAACCAGAAACCCAATAATCGCTTTGAGTTAACCCAACACTCTATTGGGATTTGCTAAACTAGACTAATTTTACTTACTTTTATTCAATTAGACATGGGATGATAGTGATAAAATTAGCTAAAATGATATACACCAGCGATCACTTTTAAAGAGTATAGTTAAAAATTGGAAAGTGTTAGAGTAACAACATATATCCACAGAAATCCATTGATAAACACAGAACTACtgaatataataaaatgaattgatcTAAAGTCAAATACAAACATTCTCCATTCTCTTAAGCTTTAAAAGTGATGACGTTATACAGGTAGTTAGTCATTCGGTCATAACCAACGTAGAACGTGACAAAAATTTGTATCATATATAGTTAATATACTTGACAGAACACGCCACCAATTAAAATCTACCTGTAGGAGCATGACAGTTAACCTGATCAGAAGTCGAAATGCAGCTTTTTTGTTAACTGCAAACATATTTCCTAGATTATGCGTGTCATAGAAGTTAGAATGTTAAGATAAAAAAGGAGCAAATTTTGAAAGGTCTTTATTCCCGGAGAGTAAACATCCTTTGACAAATACTGAGCAAGCATATAAGCTCAAGTATTTTCAAACTTTCTGAGGTCATAGCAAACAAACAGATATTTGTGTCTAAGAAAAAAAAGTGACTAATGCCAATAGTCTGAATTTAAATTCCTTTACCTGACTGGTTAAATCATATTTCAGTTGAACTTCTTTTCATTTCAAATCGAAGTTTTGCTCTCAATCCAGTGAATTCAGGTAACCACGCTCTTATATACCTTGTTTCTTCATTACCATCAATTTATCTACTGATTTAATTACGTAAGCACCTACTTTAAGCTCCATAATGTTTTTATACAACCCCCCTTGATTTTCGGGGACCTTTTATCGAACACAATAATCGATCGCAGAATCTTAAAATACCTTTCTAACTATACAAGGATTTTCATTATTCTAACCAAACTATGGTAATTATTTCTTAACCGAACTGCTAATAATGATCTATTCCAGAAATCAGACCATCGTAAACCTTGTCTGTGGTTTTGGCGTTTAGATATCACAGATTATAAATAGCTGATAAAGAAGTGACGAGATAAAGTAAGTTTACTTCACTTGTTTAGTCAATGTCCTGGCCTTTGTAAAACGAAAAAGGCTCGATCAATCCGGTCAAATATATTAAGCATTTTGgattcatattttactaaaatatcGAATGCAGGTGATAATTGAGTGAATAAACGTTTAGGTCAATTGACAGGAAGGAAATTCTCTGAGCTAATGAGAAAACGTTAGAATGAAATTATCGTACCTCGTGAATGTTATCTTATTAGATCATTTAAAAACATACCTGCTCGGTAACCTGAGTTTGCTTTCCACTTCACTTGTTTGAAAGCTTCACAAGTTGCAATAATACCCAGAGCACTAGCACGTGATACAGATCTCCAGTCATTAGAAATATCCAAACCACATGACTTATAGACCTCAGACTCCACAAGAGACTTTTGTTCTTCCAATTTTCGATCATCGATGCTCCCAAAAACATGACTAGGCAGAAAAGAAAATTCATCTATGAGTCATGAAAATTAACAGAAAAATACCAAGCGTCTTTGATATTCCACAAGATCCCTGCAAAAGATTCGCCCATAATTCGGATACACTGAAACCCAAAGGTGTACAGACCCCCAAACCAGTTATCGCAACTCTCCGAACTCCTGTCATTAATAGAGATATCTAAAGGATATAATAAAGAGTAAATTGGTGGATGAAGTAAGCTTGGATGTTTTATAGTTATATTTGTGAAGaatgaaaagatacaaaaaCTGAAGGACGGTTTATTTTCTTAGTCACCCCCATCTCCTTAACTCACGGAACAATATACTCAGAATACAGCAAATCCAAATGACTCTTTTGTTAAGATATTTTTTGAATTATCACAGCATTACGCAGCTATGGTGATTGAAGGTATTATGAAAAACCATTGTGACtgctaaatatttttttagtaaATTAATATGAAGCAAAAGAAAGGAATGAAAAAGTGATATCAATATTAGTGAAGGAttaaaattagaaataaaaCCGGAGTAATCTTATTCTACTATGTACAGCAGGATAGCCCCCGAAtgttagtgacttcatagaTTGATGGCATTTTGAAAATAAGCATCATTTCAAAGAACCAAGATCACTTAATTTCAACACttagaaatttaaataaacctAATGAATGTGTCGGATGTGTTCTACTTAACAACACACTCAGCTACCATAAAAGTAAACAACCACTACAGACTATGTGGACGTTGACAAAAGCAATGGGTAAGATAAGTATGTCTAATAACTCACAAACGAATTTAGCTGTGCGAATTCCCCTCATATCTATACGGTGTAGATTCCACATCACAGGAAAATAAAACTGAATTTGCTTAGATCCAACTAAATTTAACTTAGTAAGACCTTAAATGGTTAACCAATTATTGTCTGGATAAATAACATGaatcaagtttatttatttacatactgATGGCGAGTTTTCCTATATTTATAGAAGACCAGAAAGCCTGATAAACGGGACCCTATACTGATGAGGACCAGAAATTGCTGCAAAGGAAGACTTTGAGCTCTAAACACAAAATGTATTTGGTCGATGTCATCCCCTTGATATATTAGGCACGGATAGCTCGACGTCCAACAAAAAAGACAGTTAAAGTATGAGCGTATAACAGGATCATTagaaaatctatttatttaaatataaacattagtatatatatatatatatatatatatatatatatatatgaggagGAAGAGAAAGGAGGGTGAGTATAATAAAAAAGGGACGGAAATAAATAGAAATCAGTGTATGGGAGTAAAGCAATGATatgaattataataatgatGGGAGAAGCAGTTCAGTTGAGAAATATACAAACCAGCAAATATTCTTTCAGTTTCTCACCACCggcttttattctgagccatgtctgataacgtcGCAAACCGTTCCTAGGACGTCATACTGAATGAAGTTCACACCTGTTATCGTGGCCGGAATTCATAACGAACTGGTATAGAAAGAATTGGTCCAAATAATATTATCTTATTTTGTCATGTCAGAGCTAAATTTCACTATTGAGTCCCCGAATTCACCAGGAAGTATGGTGAGGAAGGAAGATATGCAAAGTATAAACTTAAATGCGGTATCTGATTGGTCTTCGTGAAACAGCCTGGGATTGTTTAGGTAAAATCAACCGTGAGATTTACTAATGGCAACCAGGGCTTCGCCAAAACCCATTGCACTTGTGTCTTGATCATCTATCAACCCTAAATTTAGTAATAATCGGAAGTGTATCCTGTTTCAACGTTGTATGGTCAGTGAGAAACATCTATTACCTAGCTGATGAATAAGCTGTTGTGAAGAAAAAGTTTTCAACCTTTAGCAAGTTGACTTTTATGGTCTTCTGAATTTAAGGGAATAGATTTCGGTGACTCGATTCCCTTGCCCCTAATTTCCCCTAGGTGTCAAATGGGGTTAAGTTTCGTAAGTACTAAAAAGGGGATCCAAGATAAATCTCGTGGCTGAAGTCATAAGATCATCAAATGTAGGGTGGCTTGATAAACCCGGTTTTAATTGTCATCATATTCCCATAAAGGTATAGGTTTACGTTAACTGATCTTAATACTTCTAGAGAAAGTTATACTTGCCATTCTACTCATTTCTAGTGAGCTCAACATCAAAAGTGCCTGGTTAAGAGGAGGTTATGCGTACTGGTCtgaagaatatttatttaaactttgGATATACTTCAATTAATTCAAGTTTCTTCAAAATATACCTTCATCGGTTTATATCATGAGCACCTTGAAAGCCAACGTACTGTTTCCTGTCCAGAGATAATATGAAAAATTTGCGACCTGCGGAGTAAAAACCTCTACGATTATGAAGCAAACTCTGACTACCCAAGGTTTGTCCAGTTTGATGCTGATATGAGTTTTATTTTTGATACCGAGATTACTCCAAGTGAGATGGATCCCGGTTATCTACTACTTTTCGGAGCTGATTATATGCTGTCTGCATGGCCGTACAAACTTCCTTTTAAGAGGAAGTGGCCATTTCTTGGCATGAAAGGGAATTAAGAAACAAAGGTCTAAATGTTTATGAAGACAGTAGTCCTACTGAATCTACCAGCCTTATTTGACTTCACCTCCGACACCATTTTTAATGTAGAGTTTTAGTTTTTAGAACAGATACGGTAGAGATAAAAATATTTCTGGTTTAACTGTTTGCACAGAAAGCGTCTGAGAACTTTTACTACAATTAAAACAGCGAGACGTTTACTTGGAGCGGCCCGTTAGGCTTTTCACAGTGAAGGACATCAGTGAACttaagtttatttataaatactttcagTACAATTCCACAAAGATGTTAATATTCTTAAATTTGACCGGGACTAAAGAAAAGTAATGTGAGGTGTTTACTATACGTGAATAAACGTCATTACACTGAAGCTAGTGAAAGATTGCCTGTGACTAGTCACAAAGAAATAGGATTTGAAAGTGAAGTGTTATAAACCGATTTAGTCAGGTGTAAGATAGTAAAACCCGCTTACAAATGccaatgattttgatgaagtaaCTTCTACTTTCGGGACGAGAAGTTATAGGTTATGAGTCAAATTCAGTACTCGGTTGCCAATCGTATCGTGCTGAAGAACTAAGAAACAACTGTGTTTCTCCAGTCATTGTGCAAACATAGCGCACACTACAGAACTGCCGCAACCTCGATATTCAATAATTTGCAATTAAAAGTTTGTATACTTATATTAATCTAATCAATCACTGAAAAGGAAGCATTTCATGCCTAATTTGAAATTATCGTTACGAGATTCAGATAATCCTTTCTCAGTTAAGAACATAAGTATCAGACCTTTGAGTCCTATGTCAGTGAAGTTTAGAGGGCACAGGATATAAACTGAGAAGCCAAAAATAAGACGCATACACACCAACTTTAGGTACATCGTCCCATTGTCAACTTACGCAGCTGTATCTACCCTTTTGGTTGACTCATTAAAGGGGGAGCTGAACACCAAAGGAAACTCACTGGAAAAGGATTCATACAAGCCTTTGAGTTTCTATCCACACAGATAAATCTGAAGATCACACTCAAGATCACTCTAGCTCTCCTTGTTAGTGAGGCCAGAAAGCTCTGTTGTTATTGTAGACCACCAACATAggtgatctatgtcgaatgattagGAGCCTACTCTAGTTAGACGGGAATAGTGTGACTAGCAGCTAAtgtcgaagtcacacctcgcgatcagcacctAACGTGGACTACTCATTCGTCGTATTAAGGTACCATGGATGCTTTGAAGACcttataatacaaatatattagtaGTCGAAAGAATACAGAGAAGATAGTAAGACCATGGTCCAGTGCACTAcctcatgggccagtccatggcttGAGATCAACTGGTGCGCCTAGgctatccttgactttgacagggatcggtgatctgttcgatattcagtgacccaactgcctgATGATTGGGCCAGGGATCAaggacatttcactggccctacgtTATTTTAATCCCAACTGATTAAAAGTTTACCAGTATGTCTGTTTTATGTTCaaaaataacttacttactAAGTTCCGTATTCTAACTGAGCCTTGATATATTCTGGATGTCGAACTAAAATGCGTATTCGACACAAAAATATGTAGTTTTCCAGGCCCAGTGGAGCTAACTAGGCAAAGATATGCAGCTAGCATAATCTTTGTCTCATAAATCGGCCGGATGGATAACCGTTATGAACCAGTCAACACAACCGAAGGACGGAATGCTTTTATTGCCGATGCTTCGGTCGGAGAGCCCGGAAATGCGGACATAATAAATCCTGGAAGCAAGATGAGACTAGGTTTTGCCATTTATCTTCATATTATTGTACATCCGTATATCCGATAACTATAACTGGTAGTTTACAGGGACTGAAACCACTATTCTACTGGATGCAGGAGCTTCAGTATCCATTGTGAGAGAGGGATTTTTACGCATACTGAATCATAAGAACCGGCAAAAGTCGTGTTCCTCCGCACTTAAAACAGCTGGTGGTTACCTTCTCGAAGTGCACTCGAAGGTGTGGTTGGCTGTGACGGCAAGCAAACACTCATTCCTACACGAATTCTTGGTATGCCCCACACGTACATCATACTGACACATCGCCTCAAGAACGCAACTAAATCGGTAGCTCATGTATAGGTGTCTGAAGTCATACGCCAAGTACAAACTAATGAACAAATAACGGAGAACGTCCGTCTGTCAACCGTTTCCCCACTTCAAGAATTTAGTCCTGTTTTCTCGGAGAATATCCCTGGAAATCGGACGACCACGGTGCAACACTCCATTCCAACAGGTGGCCATATGCCATTACGTTAACCACCTCGAAGAGTACCAGTACACTATCATCCTCGGTTATAATCAATGATAAAGGAGATGCTAGAGAAGAAGATTATTCTACCATCTTCATCACCGTAGGCTTCACCCATCGTTTTAGTGAGGAAGAAAGATTTCTCTCTTCGATTATTTAAAGATTGTTGTCGCCTTAATGCTATAAGGAAGCGCGACTCTTTTCCACTTCCGTGGACTAATGCTACATTACGTGCTATGAAAGGTGTGTGCTGGTTTTCGATTTAAGACCTAGCATCCGGGGACTGGTAAGTGGAAGTACGACCACAAGATAGAAAGAAGACTGCATTCGCTGTACCAAATGGTCTTTAAGAGTTTCAGGTGATACCTTTCGGGTTAACTAATGACCCAGCCACTTTCCAGCGACTGATGCAGACAGTTCTACATGGCCTCGTACCACACATGTGCTTGATCTACCTTGATGATATTATTGTGTATGGCAGCACGCCCGAACGGCATAATGCCAGCTTGATGGCAGTCGTAAAACGTACTTGGCAGTATAACTTAGTGGTGAAACCGTCTAAATGTCGACTCACGTAAAAAGAAGTGCCCTTCCTAGGACATCGCATTACGGAAGATGGGTTAGAAACAGATAAGGAAAAAAACGATCTCCATAATTAACTGGCCACAGTTGAAATCTGTTGGGGATGTCCTCAGTCTCCTGGGGCTCGCTTCTTACTATAGACGTTTCGTACGCGATTTGCATCCCTGGCAACATCTTTAAATCGCCTGACGCAAAAAGTACGGAAATTTTTGTGGACCACAGAATTTCAACAGGCATTTAAAACCTTGAAGTCATGTCTTGGTGCTCCAACCATACTAGCTTTTCCGGACAATTCGGCTAAAGGAGATGAGTTTATACTTGATACAGATGCTAGCTCGTGTGTTATTGAAGCAGTCCCGTTTCAAACAGCACAAGATGGACAGGAGAGGGTCATAGCGTATGCTAGTCGGCGATTCGCCAGAGGTTTTGGTGGCCATCCATCGATGAGGATGTGGCAGAATACTGTAAAAATTGTAGCACGTGTTATGCTATTTAGCTACCTCAACAAATGCCCTGTGCACTGTTAGTTCCAGTGACGACTGAAGGTCCACATCAGGGAGTTGGTGTCGTTATTACGGGGCCACTTACAACGTCAAAGAACGGAAACTGCTATATACTGCTGATGGTGAACTATTTTAGCAAATGGTGTGAAGCAGTCCCTATACCACAACAATATGCCTTCACGGTCGCTCGAACTTTTATTGATCATTGGGCCTCCCGTCACGGCGCTCCATTCTCATTCCATTCTGACCAAGGTGCAGCTTTTGAAAGCCATCTCGTCGCCCAGGTATGCCGATTATTGGGAATCCGCAAAACACACACTTCTGCACACCACCCTGAAGATGACAGCTTAGTGGAAATAACAAACAGAACCATCAAAACCCTTCCACAATCGTTTATCAATAAGTCGTCGACCGAATGTTGGGATGATGCAATACCTCAATGCCTTTTAGCTTACCGCGCATCAGTGCACGGATTCACGGGATTTCCACCCGCGACTTTACTCTTTGGACATGAATTATACCTACCTGTTGAGATACAAATGCCGTTGTTGCGATGTGAAGTTCAAGACCATGTACCATACATCCGCAACCTTTGCAGCCATCTAACCGACGCATATCACCTAGTTAAAACTAACCTACAAAATGCCAGCAAACACCAAAAGGATGTATACGATCAACAAGCGAATGGGCCAGCATATAAACCCGGAGATTGTGTTTGGCTACATCGCCCTCTTATCCCACCAGGAACATGCAGTAAGTTCCATCAGCCTTGATAAGGGCTTTATGAAATTGGATTTATTCGATCCCCTACTACATTTGTCCTACGTAACCTCCCATGACCTTAAGATAATGTTATAACAGCACACTACAATCGGTTGGAGCCAGACAGAACAACGGTGCACTTAGATACCCAGTTTGTCAACCCCCCGACTGTTATCAGCCATTATGAAGTGTCATCAGAAGGAGGGGTGGCATACCTATGTCCACAACCAGGCACTGAGGATAGTGCCTCATGGAGAGAAGAGGTAGTGTAACGgtattaaaaatcattacattactaatgcgagtttgtttttcttattgcgGGGCAAAAAAGGGTGTACGCACTGCAAGAAGAGGAACAAACACTACGGGATCTGAACCTGCAGAACAGCGAGTAAAACTAATTTGTAACTAGCTTCCCTTTTTGTACTCCAACCGCGTCTTTCAATTTCAAAAATGTATCTGTTGTGCCAGtacaccgtgttctcacttcagaGGCACTTACcggtcctgactgttgtgttgttgtttcag
It contains:
- a CDS encoding 3-oxoacyl-[acyl-carrier-protein] synthase — translated: MTGVRRVAITGLGVCTPLGFSVSELWANLLQGSCGISKTLDEFSFLPSHVFGSIDDRKLEEQKSLVESEVYKSCGLDISNDWRSVSRASALGIIATCEAFKQVKWKANSGYRAGVCFGVGLDGPNEVMNTSSGILAERYSTIGPHALTRILGNMPAGIISRIWGLRGPCMTVNTACASGLHCIGEGFRMIQNNEADLVVTGACESPLNAWIIAAFCRLRALCTQFNDTPEKASRPFDSLRKGFVLSEGAAAVVLQAWPPPDSFLVESFIETPKPIAEVIGFGRSGDAHHLVAPDTTGNGALRSMLNAFKDSKLEHFSQIGHINCHATSTPIGDLTELSAIAQIFGEYFTPQYHTPVVINSIKGHLGHCLAAAGAIETVYSALSVNQNRICGNLNLHNPISIYELMEVLKSNSSSSTSISFNEKCIDLFKNYAVLPRHDEIQVAWPDSHRRIVMTNSFGFGGTNGTLLISEWTD